A section of the Halichoerus grypus chromosome 11, mHalGry1.hap1.1, whole genome shotgun sequence genome encodes:
- the SERPINH1 gene encoding serpin H1, which translates to MRLLLLISTCCLLAVALAAEVKKPAAAAAPSTAEKLSPKAATLAERSAGLAFSLYQAMAKDQAVENILLSPVVVASSLGLVSLGGKAATASQAKAVLSAEQLRDEEVHAGLGELLRALSNSTARNVTWKLGSRLYGPSSVSFAEDFVRSSKQHYNCEHSKINFRDKRSALQSINEWAAQTTDGKLPEVTKDVERTDGALLVNAMFFKPHWDEKFHHKMVDNRGFMVTRSYTVGVTMMHRTGLYNYYDDEKEKLQIVEMPLAHKLSSLIILMPHHVEPLERLEKLLTREQLKTWMGKMQRKAVAISLPKGVVEVTHDLQKHLAGLGLTEAIDKNKADLSRMSGKKDLYLASVFHATAFEWDTEGNPFDQDIYGREELRSPKLFYADHPFIFLVRDTQSGSLLFIGRLVRPKGDKMRDEL; encoded by the exons ATGCGCTTGCTCCTGCTCATCAGCACCTGCTGCCTCCTGGCCGTGGCCCTGGCCGCCGAGGTGAAGAAgccggcggccgcggcggccccCAGCACAGCGGAGAAGCTGAGCCCCAAAGCGGCCACGCTGGCTGAGCGCAGTGCCGGCCTGGCCTTCAGCCTGTACCAGGCCATGGCCAAGGACCAGGCGGTGGAGAACATCCTGCTGTCGCCCGTGGTGGTGGCCTCGTCCCTGGGGCTCGTGTCGCTGGGGGGCAAGGCCGCCACGGCGTCCCAGGCCAAGGCGGTGCTGAGCGCCGAGCAGCTGCGCGACGAGGAGGTGCACGCGGGCCTGGGCGAGCTGCTCCGGGCGCTCAGCAACAGCACGGCGCGCAACGTGACCTGGAAGCTGGGCAGCCGCCTGTACGGGCCCAGCTCCGTGAGCTTCGCCGAGGACTTCGTGCGCAGCAGCAAGCAGCACTACAACTGCGAGCACTCCAAGATCAACTTCCGCGACAAGCGCAGCGCCCTGCAGTCCATCAACGAGTGGGCGGCGCAGACCACCGACGGCAAGCTGCCCGAGGTCACCAAGGACGTGGAGCGGACGGACGGCGCGCTGCTGGTCAATGCCATGTTCTTCAAGC CGCACTGGGACGAGAAGTTCCACCACAAGATGGTGGACAACCGAGGCTTCATGGTGACCCGTTCCTATACTGTGGGTGTTACGATGATGCACCGCACAG GCCTCTACAACTACTACGACGACGAGAAGGAGAAGCTGCAGATCGTGGAGATGCCCCTGGCCCACAAGCTCTCCAGCCTCATCATCCTCATGCCGCACCACGTGGAGCCCCTGGAGCGCCTGGAGAAGCTGCTGACCAGAGAGCAGCTGAAGACCTGGATGGGCAAGATGCAGAGGAAGGCTGTCGCCATCTCCCTGCCCAAGGGTGTGGTGGAGGTGACCCACGACCTGCAG AAACACCTGGCTGGGCTGGGTCTGACCGAGGCCATCGACAAGAACAAGGCAGACCTGTCACGGATGTCAGGCAAGAAGGACCTGTACCTGGCCAGTGTGTTCCACGCCACCGCCTTCGAGTGGGACACGGAGGGCAACCCCTTCGACCAGGACATCTACGGGCGTGAGGAGCTGCGTAGCCCTAAGCTCTTCTATGCTGACCACCCCTTCATCTTCCTGGTTCGAGACACCCAGAGCGGCTCCCTGCTGTTCATTGGGCGCCTGGTCCGGCCCAAGGGTGACAAGATGCGAGACGAGCTGTAG